CTCAGTACACCAAAAACAGCCGCCACCGAACGTTGCATCGTCGGTCATACTTCACGTACGGCACCGAACGGTATGTATGTGGCGCGCGGGTGTCACTCACGCAACTGTCGCAGTTGTGCGTCCGTCAGATCGATCTCCGCAGCGGCAACGTTCTCTTCGAGATGATCGACGCTCGCAGTGCCGGGGATCGGAAGGATCACCGGCGAATGATGGAGTAACCACGCGAGCGCGATCTGTTGTGGTGTCGCGTCGTGTTCATCGGCCACCGTTCGGAGCGCGTCGGCGTTCTCGCCGATCGATCCAGCGTCCATGGGTGCCCACGGAATGAATCCGATGTCCGCCTCCTCACAGGCTTCGAGTACGTCTTCGTCGTCGCGCGTCGTAACGTTGTACTTGTTTTGGACGGTTGCGATCTCCGTGATGTCTCTCGCTCGGTCGATCTGTTCGACAGTGACGTTGCTCAATCCGAGATGGTCGATCACGCCGTCATCGCGTAGTTCAGCGAGTGCCGTGATCGAATCCTCAAAAGGTACCTCCGGATCCGGTCGGTGGTACTGATACAGGTCGATCGTCTCGACGCCGAGACGGTCACGGCTACACAACACCGCGTTTCGGAGGTAGTCCGGATCACCACAGGGACGCCAGTCGCCGTCTCGGTTCCGGAGGAGACCGCCCTTCGTGGCGATCACAAGCTCCTCGGGGAAGGGATGGAGCGTCTCGCGGATGAGCCGCTCACTCACGCCCGGCCCATACGAATCAGCCGTATCGATGAGGTCGATGCCGAGATCGATCGCGCGCCGAAGCACCGCCTTGGCGGCGTTTTCGTCCGTTGGCGGCCCGATGATCGCCTCCCCGGTGAGTCGCATCGCACCGAAACCGAGCCGGTTGACAGTCAGTTCCCCACCGATGTCGAACGTCGTTGGAGTGGTATCAGCCATACCCTGAACAACGACGGACTCGAAGTAAGAGGTTGTGACGTCGAATCGAACGACAGGTTCACCGCCACTCGTTGAGTCGCGCTCGGATTTCGTATCCCGTGACCGATCCGTTGGCCCCGGTCGTGATCCGTCGCAACCGCTCTCGTCGGCTCCCGAGTTGGGCGACGTCCTCGGCGGTGAGACGCTCCCCTCGGTAGCGGTTGTAGCTGCCGATCCACGCGGGCTGATCGACGTCGCTCTCGTCGGTGACGTGTTCATAATCGAGTGCTACGATGGATCCCGACCGCGAAACGCCGATCTGTCCCGCTCCATCGAGTCCGAGTCCTAATCCAGCGTCGTCGAGTCGTTTCTCGAACGTCGAAACGCGGCGTTCGTACTCCTCCTGTTGGCGCGTCTGGGAGTGATCCACTGCTCTCTCCGGGTAATCATAACCGATCGTTTCGACCTCCTCCATCACGAGCCACCGATAGTCTTCGGCGTGATCGATAACGGGCGCGAACAGCCCCGATACACCCCGTTCTTCGGCCTGTTCCCAGATCATCGCTTCGACCCAGTTTCCCATCTCCGTGCGAGGAGTGTCGGGGTTCACGTCGAATTCGATCTTGAGGACGTAGTCGTGAGGTCCACGAACGATCGGCTCACCGTCCAACCGAGCCGGCAGCCGCCCAGCAACCCGGTTGCCCGAGCCGACGCTCCATCCGAACCCGTGGAGCGCCGTGAGCTGCTTCCACTCCGCGTACGGACTGTCGTCCGTGGTGTACAGCTCCTCGGTGAGGCGATCGCACAGTGCTCGTCCACGATCCGTGAGCAGCGAGTCCGATTCCGACGATGGCACTGTCATCGGTCTGAGTCCCGTACACGTCCTGTTGACCATTCATCGTATCAATGAATCGGTTTACGAGCGGTAACAGCTCCGGGTCCAACAGAGCCGTCGCGGTCATTGTCGTTGGATTCAACAGTATCCCGTCGATTTCCCGATGCGGCTTGGAGAGTTCATCGAGGGCCTTGAACGCATCACATGGCGGGTGTTGACAACGAATACCACCAGATTCCTCCGGATTGGCTGCGAGTCGCTCGGCAGAAGGCTTATACCACCACCATTCCTATCGTTAGGTACGGTCATCGGGATAGTATTTACAGTAAACGAACTATCACGTGATCGGATCAAGGGGATCCACTATGAGCGTTATCAACCGGATCAGTGATGCTTTTTTTGACAAAGAGCACGATCAGGGTCCCTACGCCTGTCAGAGCTGCGATCGTCGGTTTTCACTTCAATACCAGGTTTGTCCCGAGTGTGGGGGCTACGCGATCGAACGCGTCGATTGGTCGGAGCATATTCAAAATAAATGATCGCTTCCCGCCGGTTCGATCCTATCGTCCGGTCGGGTATCGGATTCGGCCATGAGCGGTGGAAACGATTATGACGATTGCTGTGGTATAGGAAAACATGGTGGAGGAACCCATGCTGAAAGGGATGCCGCGATGTCTCAACTGCGGCTTTGAAGCCCCACACGATGGTGGAGAATGGAACTCCGCCCAGGTACCCCCACTCGGTGATCTCATGCGCTGCCCCGAATGTGGTAGCACCAACATTCTCGGGCGCTGGTGATCGCCGGAAGAGCGTTATCGATCCGTAGGCACAGCTGTTATACTCGTTCTCGCAGGCCCCAAACACCGTGAGACCGTGAGTTCAATCGCCGTTTGCTGCCGTAATCCTACGACAGCGTCTTCAATTGCCTTGGATGCGGGGCGCGAGCACGAAGGTGACAGACCCGTCTCCGGCAGCGATATCGAAATGGAGATTGACAGGGAACTCCTCGCCGAGCTCGACGCTCACTTCGGCGTCGTTCGGGATCGCCTTGTTCATCTCTTTGAGGTAATCGAGGCTGAACAACGAGTGGGCGTCCCCGGCAGAGAGCATGATGAGTTCATCACGGTCGAGTTCGAAATGCACGTCGTCAGTGTCGCCTTCCGCATCGACATAGAAGTACTCCTCATCGGCGTCAACGCCGAGCGCGATGTGGTCGGACACCATATCGGCGGCTGTTACCGCCCGGTCGATGTCCCGTCCTTCGATGCCGATCGTAGCAGACAGATCGAGGTCTGGAAGATCTGGCTCCTGTCGGATGGAGTCGGGATCGATGAGCGCCAGCGTGTACTCCAGTCCATCGATCTGGATGTGAAGCTTTCGCGTCGTCTCATCGAGTTCCAAGTGGATCAGATCATCCGCGTTGGCCATGCCAGCGATGTCCTCGAGTCGGGTGAGGTTGACCCCGATCGTCTCTCCATCCGTCTCGTAGGATTCGAACGCACTCGTATCGAGCCGGAGGTTTACCATCCCAGCGTTGGCGGGATCGACCGCCCGAATGGTAGCGCCCTCCTCGTCGAGTCGGATCTTACACTCATCAACCAACACGCTCACCGAGTCGAGTGCTGCCAACAGCGTCCCCGAACTCACGATAGCCGTGAACATGGATGGCGATTCTCCTCGACGGGTTAAAAAACGATTCATTCATCCAATTCAGGGTGGCTGACCGACGTCCCGACAGTCAACGATCCACCTCACCCGGGGGCTACCCAGACCAGTCCACGTTAGGAAGAGATCGTTTCGAGTACACTGCGCTCCTCGGCTCGGTCGGGACCTCGTTCGACCGTCTGTACAGTGGAGACAACGTGATCGACAGTGGTTGTGACCGTCTCTGGAATCGGTGTCGCCTCCCAGCCGATCGATTCGAGTTTGTGAGTGTCGAGAACGTGAGGGTAGTCGCGATACAGCGGGAAATCAGAGGGATCGAGGGGGGTAGTGGCGAGTTCGCGCTCGCTCATTTCGATCGGTTCTGCGCTCGTCCCGAGCGCGTCAGCGATCAGTTCGATCCACTCCGTGAGCACAGGGAGCGTGTGGGTTCCAACGTTGTACGCGGTACCAGCATCGCCGCGTTCGGCGATCGTTCTGATGGCGCTGGCCACATCGCCTACGTACACGAGATGACGCAGTGCGCTGTGGGGAACGATGATGCGGTCGTACGCATGGACCCGATCGATCCAGTACGCAAAGCGGTCGGTGTAGTCGTGTGGACCGTACACGATCGGCGGCCGGACGCTCATCGCACGGACGCCCCGGTCGCCAGCGGCAAAGACGGCCCGATCCCCGTCTGCCTTCCGCGGACCGTACGTTTCCCAGGAGTCGTCAGTCGCCTGTTCGGGGCTGCACGCACACAAAGGGGTTTCTTCTTCCCGTTTTGGGATCACTTCCGTTCCGTAGGCCGCGCCGCTGGAAACGTACACGTACGCGTCGGTGTCGGCGAAGATCTCCGTCGCGGACTGAACGTTTGCGGGATGATAGGCCACACAGTCGGCAACGACATCGGGATCGATCTGTCTGCGTGCGCGGTCGAGCGCGTCGTCGTCCATCCGATCGCCGGTGACGTGAACGACGTCATCCCGAGCAAACGAACTGTCGTGGCGTCCCCGGTTGAAGATCGCAACATCGTATCCGTGGTTCCGAAACTCACGGACAGTGTGCCGACCGATGAATCGCGTCCCACCGATGATGAGGGCTGTGTCCATGTTCTCCGTATTACCGCCCATCCAATGGATGTACTGGTGTGCGGTACACATTTCTTTGATCACTACTGACTACGACCATGGCCGACGATCCAGCGTCACACACCCCTGGGAAAGGAAAAACACCGACGGCACAGCCGATCGAAGCCGGGAGTCCCGAGGCGTTCGGGTTCGTTCAAGCGTGGTGGGGAGATGGAAAAGGCAAAACGACTGCCGCGCTCGGGATGGGACTGCGCGCCGTCGGCCACGGCTACCGAGTTCACCTTCTCCAGTTCATGAAAGGCGGCGCGTCCAGCGTCGAGTCCGTTCGTGGCGAGTACAACGCTATCGCAACACTGCCGGGGTTTAGCTACGAAAACCTCGGCCATTACGGCTGGCACGCGCTGAACGACGGTACCGATGACCACGATCACGAGAAAAAGGCCATCGCTGGCTACGAACGCGCAACGCAGCTGATCGAGGCGATCCACGAAGCCAACCTCACCGAACCGCTCGAACTCGACGCTCCACCGGAACAGGGCGTCCACATGCTCGTGCTCGACGAACTGCTGTACGCCACAGAACGAGGGCTCATCCCGCCAACAGACGTAGTAGATCTCATCGAAACCAAACCCGACGATCTCGAGCTCGTGCTCACCGGTGGCCACGAGCGACCCGAGTTCCTCG
The sequence above is drawn from the Halocatena salina genome and encodes:
- a CDS encoding aldo/keto reductase encodes the protein MADTTPTTFDIGGELTVNRLGFGAMRLTGEAIIGPPTDENAAKAVLRRAIDLGIDLIDTADSYGPGVSERLIRETLHPFPEELVIATKGGLLRNRDGDWRPCGDPDYLRNAVLCSRDRLGVETIDLYQYHRPDPEVPFEDSITALAELRDDGVIDHLGLSNVTVEQIDRARDITEIATVQNKYNVTTRDDEDVLEACEEADIGFIPWAPMDAGSIGENADALRTVADEHDATPQQIALAWLLHHSPVILPIPGTASVDHLEENVAAAEIDLTDAQLRQLRE
- a CDS encoding DNA polymerase sliding clamp; translated protein: MFTAIVSSGTLLAALDSVSVLVDECKIRLDEEGATIRAVDPANAGMVNLRLDTSAFESYETDGETIGVNLTRLEDIAGMANADDLIHLELDETTRKLHIQIDGLEYTLALIDPDSIRQEPDLPDLDLSATIGIEGRDIDRAVTAADMVSDHIALGVDADEEYFYVDAEGDTDDVHFELDRDELIMLSAGDAHSLFSLDYLKEMNKAIPNDAEVSVELGEEFPVNLHFDIAAGDGSVTFVLAPRIQGN
- a CDS encoding NAD-dependent epimerase/dehydratase family protein, whose product is MDTALIIGGTRFIGRHTVREFRNHGYDVAIFNRGRHDSSFARDDVVHVTGDRMDDDALDRARRQIDPDVVADCVAYHPANVQSATEIFADTDAYVYVSSGAAYGTEVIPKREEETPLCACSPEQATDDSWETYGPRKADGDRAVFAAGDRGVRAMSVRPPIVYGPHDYTDRFAYWIDRVHAYDRIIVPHSALRHLVYVGDVASAIRTIAERGDAGTAYNVGTHTLPVLTEWIELIADALGTSAEPIEMSERELATTPLDPSDFPLYRDYPHVLDTHKLESIGWEATPIPETVTTTVDHVVSTVQTVERGPDRAEERSVLETISS
- a CDS encoding cob(I)yrinic acid a,c-diamide adenosyltransferase; translation: MADDPASHTPGKGKTPTAQPIEAGSPEAFGFVQAWWGDGKGKTTAALGMGLRAVGHGYRVHLLQFMKGGASSVESVRGEYNAIATLPGFSYENLGHYGWHALNDGTDDHDHEKKAIAGYERATQLIEAIHEANLTEPLELDAPPEQGVHMLVLDELLYATERGLIPPTDVVDLIETKPDDLELVLTGGHERPEFLEAHADLITHVDKDIHPFDSGQRSRQGTEY